In Lactuca sativa cultivar Salinas chromosome 5, Lsat_Salinas_v11, whole genome shotgun sequence, the DNA window CGAATCTGAATGTTACTTGATGACTTGATGTTATTATAGCTTCAAAAATTATCCAAGGAAAAGAAACCCCCTTTCTAATCAATCCATGTCTTGCTTTTACGAGTGGTTAATGTTTCAGTGTTCATGAGTGATTTCCAATTTCCTTGGGGTAGAAATGAATTAGGCAGTGGTTATGAACTTATGACAATATCACTTGAAAACCGATTGCAGTGATTCTAGAGTCAAAGTTAAGCAAGGGATCTGTGACCATGGCTTTTGGAGGTTGCGAGCAACCAGCAACGTATGTCCATCGCAAATTTGAATCCTAATGTAAACAAGAAACTAAGTGCTGCAGTTGCCGAGATTCTTAGCTCCAAGCTCTCTGTTCCCAAATCACACTTATTCCTTAAATTTTTCGACTCACAGGTAACCTATAGGACTCTCACTTCTGTCTTTTTTCTTTGTCACTATGTATATGTTTTGATTTTGATAGtctttttttgttttgatttttgatttgacGGGGCTCAATTGCGGGAACGAATGTCTTCAAACTCAATCTAAGGAGATGAATTGCAGTGACATCAGGGGTAGTTTGGACCATTTCAATTGACTAAATGCCATGTGGCATATCAAAATTGGATGATTAGGAAGAGGTTCACCGGGTGACCCCTTCATATTTTTGATAATGACCTTTTAAAAACGGTAATAAACACAAGTCCATACCcctaaaaaaataaaagtcagGACCTTTTAAACCAATATACTAAACATAGTCTGGCACAATAACCTTTTACTCAAATCAAACCAGAAACATACCTAAAAATCTCCAAATTAATGGCGATAGTGGAAAGAATGAACTTCGGTGAGCTTCAAGATGTAATCAAAACTGTAATCTGATGATCTGTAATCGAttcgtatgtgtgtgtgttttcgaCTAAACAGTGATGAGAAAATACACACATTCCCACTCAGACTCGTTGAATCCATCGATCGAGAATCTCATAGAGTTGACTTAAATCACTCATAAGAATAATTAATCTAAACAAGAACTAACTGGAACTAAGGAGTTCCACTGAGAAACTCTAATTACAGTAAAATACCCTAAATATGAAACGAGAGAGAAGAGACGGAGCCCCTAAATATGAAGCGAGAGAAAAGAGAAAGAGCATATGTGTGTTTTGGGGGAGAAGACGGGATGGAGAGGTTTCATTAGATTCTTTGCAGTTTTGATTTCTTCACCTAGGGCTTGAGATAAATAGATCCGAGAAGGGTTTCAGATGACGATGGAGATGGAGAGGTTTCATCAAACTCTTTGCAGATTTGATTTCATCACTGAAGAATCGTAGAATTTTTGTTGACATCGAGAATCGAAGAGGGTTTAGGGGTAAAAGACACCATTGAAGCATTATCTATTAATGGGGGAAGACATCATCTGACCACCATCATCAACCTTGCTCCACCATCTCACCAGCCGAGAACCTTAGTCGTAGGTTGGACGAGTAATCAAGAGTTTTCAGATGGTTTAGTGGTTCTCAAATCTGAATATGTAAAAACATGATGGAAAGAGAAAGGAGATGGTGTGGTTCGTGGGAGTCGATTGATTGGCGGTGATGTTAGTTTACCGGAGGAGGTGGGTTAGTGTGGTGAAttgtgggagagagagagagagagaggagaggagagagagagagaggagagagagagagagagagagaggagagagagagagagagagaggagagagagagagaggagggagagagagagagagagaggaggagagagagagagggaggagagagaggagagagaggagagagagagagagaggagaggagagagagagagggagaggagagagagagagagagaggaggagagagagagagagtgagagggaGGAGGAGAGgtccttttatttttttttaattattaaaatgaataaataattattaaactttgaaaaaatgaatctaaaaatagaaaataaatacccAAGGGTCATTAAAGTCATTTCAGTTTACCGAGGAACCAAATACGCAATGAAACTAGcttaaaaaaaaaccatgaagcaAAAAAGAGTCGAAATTTGGACTAAAACCTCaagaaaaaatgcataccacaggacccatttttgcaattttgtctttatttttttCCATTCTTTAACCAGTTACTCTTTTAATAAATATCAAAAAAGAGACCAGACCACcaactctcctctctctctctctctctctcatctgaAAAAATAAAGACTGCTCCCAAGAGAGAAAGAGTTAGGGCTAAGAGAAGGTCGTATCCGAAGTAAAGAGGTATGACGGAAAAAGTGTAGTTGCAACAACCTCCAACTATTGTCTATTACTACTCGAAGCACATACCTACACTTTAAGTACCCTTATAGGAACTAAGTGTCATTATTAATTAAATGTGGGATTTGGTTTAGAGATGCTTATCGGAGTTGGTGGCAGAAGGTAAAGGGGGGTTTTTTCAAATAGGTTAATGGGACGTGTGATTTTTTTCAAGTTAATCATTGGTACAGTGTTTGCAGGCTTAATCGAAGGTGTGTTTACGGACAAGTTAATCGAAGGTATGCGGATTTTTCATATTTAATCAAGGGCaaatctttgatattcatttatgatGAGGTCTCAAAACCCACAAAAACCATATGCTTTGGAGTTTTTTGTGTGTGTATTTGTGTATGagagtgagagaaagagagatggtGGGGCCATCTccctttttaattaatatttagagCTCGAGTTAAGGTTTTGTAGACTTGAAGAAATAATAATATAGGTtctgttattttttttatatatttttatgttgaATAAGAACTATTATGAAGACTTTTTTTAAACAACATTGATGGATATATTTAAGAaattaggttttgagcattaaGCATTAAAAAGGTTTATGTGAAAATTGAGTTTTATGGTTGATGTGATACTTTTCACACAATTATGTTAAACTAGGCGAATCCCCCGCGCATTCCGCGAGAATACAATTATATagctaaaataataatttttaccaaattattatataatatttcTTCTTTGAAACAAAATGCTAGTAGAaaagcaaacatatagttaacatattagtttcattaaacattatagttttaattattttaggtcattgtgatatatacaattatttgataattttataaaccgtttaaaattatgtaaattatatatcaaacgtGTGATAAGTTAtatataacgggtaacaaaatgtatgaacaaaaaatatgaactacaacttttagtaacataaaaatacaaaaacatctattataacatttgtattaagatatatacatatacaacgaataataaaaaatatgaaaaataaacactacaacttttaataacataaaaacactaaaacatctattataacatttatattaacttttcatatttaaatcacaaatctcttcaaatacattaatgtttttaatgagcaaaactttatAACCTTatataagaaagaaagaaaaataaaaagttattagtgattactaattaataatcataagttaaaaactcttcagttgtaactaataaatatacttaaattagaaaacttttgagttgtagtgtaagtttcaaatgaatgcggtacttgaaaatatgtatttattattattattattattattattattattattattattattattattattatattcgtctaaataattggGTTTGATGCATctttttaatcccttcaattattaaacataaagatatttaattataaatttacaatatatatatatatatatatatatatatatatatatatatatatatatatttgtgtgtgtgtgtgtgtgtgtgttaaacaaatcacatataatatataatttcgtaaatgtcatatgtaattgtTGTCGTAGTAttatggataaattactttcatatgaagaacatatcatgataattcgtcataattacatatcaaatgtcaAAAATTATGCTATCCTTTAAATATTGtcttgtaaatatgttgtgtagaataatccaacaaaaaaataatagaaaataaacataatcaaaatagaaaaattacaatcaaataaataagaacgTTGAgttgttgaatatataaataaaaatattacataaatatacatttaaatcaaaagaaaaaactaacattcgtctactttgctcaaacaaaaaaaccttTATCCGTTTTTTGAATCTTCTTTCctcatttaacaccattcaaccatagaaacttgatgagaATTCTTCAttaacctgcaatcaaaatgtTTTTCTTAAAAAAGAAGAATCAAAAAGATATttcaagcaaaacattgatgtttggagagtcacattcaagattgaataatacacacaaatcacatataaagatcAAATGAGAAATTGAATAGAATGAAAGAATAGAAAAGCCTCATTTGTAtcgtttcaaagaaaaaaaatcatattacaattactaTCGATAcgacataacccatttcttcaaatcatcatatttggatcatGAATGCTtcactatatgaaaacttttgaatcacaatatcttcaatCAAATGACGACTTTTTGtaagaaaaatataataatataactACATATATAATAAGAGAATGCAAAAAATTATTGgaaatttataaatattataaatgCTATTAATTAAGGAATATAAAAGTattaatattttcttataaaagtattaatattttatttagttTTACTTTAACTTTAAGGTGAAAAATGAATAGGAAAAAAAATTGACTAATATAATAAGATATAATAGagtgcttatttttattattataaagaacATTTAAAAAATGGATACATACATATAAATTTTTTGAGAACATAATGAAAGTATTTTTATAACACATAAATAATCGTTGGTTTTCAACAATAAATCCATATCATATTTAAAATCATTCGTTCTAATTTATCACTATCACCAACATTTTGGGATAATAAgtgtaaactcctttttatcaAAAGTTCCATCGATGTTATTTACACCAAAATAAACGATAGAAACTAACATAGTACATAACCAATAACATAAAATACATGTTGAATAATGTTCTATTGGACAGAAAAAAAGATTGTCTTAACATAAAAGAGAAAGACAACATAAAGATACATACATGTTAACAAAGTTAATTGATCTAACTGATAAATAAATAACTTAAAGATTGATTTACCAAAAGCTCATGAGAAGTAATATTagtctcacttcatcatcttatGATTATAAAAAGATCCATaacacataaaataaaataaaaattaaaaaattaaaaaattaaaaaaaaaaatctgtaTACCTTTATACACAAACCCAAATTTGAAGTCTGgttaatatataaaactttacaTGCACCAAGTTTACATTTACATTTAGAAAAGTTGCAATTGTTCTGTTACATCCATGGAACCAATCGTATAACTCTTCAAACTCTACCAATATAATCTATCATTTTGTGTTGACATACATGCAATATGCAAGCTACAATGTTCTTATAtaggctaaaaatttcatttaactCATCAATTAAATAGCATGATTTGAAGAGTTTTGGAAGTTACAAATCATACCAtttcaattaatcataaattaaattatataagttgaatagtctttggagtttcaaatgcatgaggttcaatgAAAAATGTTTTGGAGGTTTCAAATTAATATGGTGCAAGAAAAAATGCATcctttataagtatgtaagatGTGAATTTTAAAGCTGAGTGatgtgttttaaactttttataTGAACTTTCAATGTATAAATACACATAATGATTTTACCATTTAAGATGTAAAGGATGTTGCATGATTAAACAAAGATTCAGAGTAAATTACATGTGTGGTCCATGTGGGTTTTTTAAATTCATACTATTGGTCCTATTATTGATATTGTAACATGAATGGTCTTTATGGTTTACATTTGTTGTAATGgttttttcaaattcaaaaacaaaacatttaatAAATATAACATCCGCAAAATGGAACTCAAAGTTCTCCTCTCTAAGTATAATTTCTTTGggaaaatgaattattttttctaaaaataaaataatggtaATTAGTTAAAAATGTTCATTTAAAAGGCTAGATTTTAAACAATATGGGTAAAGGAAAAATAAGAGTTGACTTTTCAAAGCTGGAAATTAAGAtatggcactcgactcatttatTTAACTAGAATTTAGACCTAAATTGTTAAGATGTTAACGTTTAGGGTTAAAATCAAGCTTACCGTGTTAGAGTTGTTAAATAGGAATCATACTGAAGTTAATCAAAACTTTGAAAGTTGACGGGATAATCTTTCTAAATAAGGAAAGTTTAGAACAAAACACCCAAAAGCCTTATTTCTCTTCATTCAAACTATTGGGAGCAAGAAAGGAATAGGTGAATCTGGATTTTGAGAAAGAATTGGAATATTAGAAGCAAATTTGAAGTTCTAGTGATCTTCCAACAACAAATCCATCGATTGCAGTCGACCAGTCGTAGTAGTTGATTCGACCATTTTCTTGTTATTTAAGTTTCCAACAATTCTAAAATtttttcaaattcaaattttatgATGATCTTTTAGAATAATTCGAGCTTATTTTTTACTTTGTTGTTTCTAATAGTAATATAATTGTGTAAGTTCATTTTCATGGTTAAAAGTGAGTTCATGAAGCTTTAATTGTGGTTTTGAAACCTTGATTTCATGGAATCATCTCTAGATCTaataaaatttgattcaaagCATTAACATAGTTCTATTTTATGATTTGGATTAAGTTTAATGATGCAAAGTCCAAAACATGGGGTTGAAACATCCTATTAGGTCAAATGTGGATTTATGACATATTAATAGATTTTTGGGATAAAATTTGTTAGATCGCCTTTAAATTCATGAGATGTTGATTGAATTATGTTGTTAAGGTTCTATTATACATTAGAGTTTGTTGGTGATTTGTATCACTAATATTATTTAAGCGTAATGAGATTAATTTATTGATCAATGATTGCCTTGATAAATATTTAACAAGTTAGGATGGTGCGAGTGCACATTTATTTAAGTTTGTCTTAGTTGAAAGTATACTTATATTTATGGGCGAAGCCCCTGAATCGATAGGGGGTCCGGGTCAGTGCCCCTAGAAGCGTGGCCCAAAGGGCAAAACCCCTGGCTGGGTAGAGCTGTCAATGAATTTGTGTCTTAAATCTGGTTTTATGATCATGTATTTGAACCCGTTTTTAGTGGCAGTTCTTATGACAATGTTATAATGGTTGTGAATTTGTTTTATAACAGTTTCTTGTGTCAGTTTTCAGACAAGGGTGAAATacccatttttttttatcattttctaGTAAAAACAAGATCATAACTTCTCACATTCTCTGTTTTGGAGCATCATTGAATTGTATCAAATTAAGATTTCAAGAGTACCATCGAAATACTTCAATTTGATAGTGCAAACACGACTTTTAGTGAATCCAAGCAATATCGAAATACCCCAAATTTCAAACAAGAGTTAGGTGTATTCACCCTAATTGCAAAGCATAAGTGAAAACCATATCTAAAATTCCACTTTGAtgcttttaaaaacataatttggAAATTATGTGATGACCTCCTAGATTTATGATTTCATTATATTAATGATGTTATATGAATGATTAAACATGATTAAATGGACTATTAGAATTATTATAGTCAATAAaaatcattgaaattggttttAGAAGTGCTAGAATCGATTTTAGTAAAGTATGTTGTTTTTTGGTTTTCTAAACAAAAAGGGTAAGTTGTGCATTTACATAATTCGTGTAACTTTTGTATTTAGTAATCTTTGTTAATTTACGTAGTCTTTGTATTATGTACCTTGAACACACTTTGCAACTTCACCAGTTTTGATCTATTTAGCCTCTGGTTGCCTCCATTACTCTTCTATGGATTTGGAACTAGTATCTAAATGATAAAATGAAGTAATTAAGTTTAGAAACCATGATTTAGATAATTAAGAGTTAATTAGTGATTAATTACTTAGTTAGTTATGATCTTATAGATGATCTTTAAGCATCCGTACATCTAAGAAAAATGATAGAGTCTTACATAAACACTTGATGTGAGTATATTACCCTAGAGCACATGTCCcctaatatgaaataatattttgATATCTTTTCCAATTGTTGCAATACTATCTGCATATACTTGCTTGTAATACTATATGTATTTTATGGTGCATTCATACCTTCCATGTGTTGAGAATGAGTGTTTGAAACAGACACATTTTACTTATGTGTTTTCAAAAAGAACTTTGAATTTGAAAATCATGATCATGTTCATACATTTCATTGGGTGGATTTTGAGACTTGTATGGTTTGGACATTATGCTGACCTAGATATCCAGTATGGATATTGATGTTGTGAATGGCATTGTAGAAAAGCCTTTATAGGCTGGTGGGGTCTTATAAATTCTTCTCGTGGTGCTTGTGTGATGTTCCATATGTACTTGTACCTTCCTGGTATGATGTTATAATTTGGTTAGGAAGTAAAGCAGAAAACAAGCAAAACCAAAAACACACAAGCCATAGTATTTACGTGGTTTGGTTAATGTGACCTACATCAACGGGCACAAagggagtattctttatttcaaaGCTCTCAAatagaggttacaagtacaaATTCATAGAGATTTGCCTATCGTTCTATAATTACAAGACACATAAAATGACTTAACATGCATCCTTATTTATACTGGAGGGATAgatctaaaaccctaatgggccaagcccatgAATTGTGCCAACCAATCACAATCTACCATGCAGTCGCTTCTAGAACATTCACCCATGACATACAACACATGAGTATCAGAAACACACATGATGGAGCATCTTGAGCTATATTGGAGCATCATGGTGTATATGTGGCACGTCATGAACACTAGTGGCCCAACATCCATCATGGCGGCACCATATGGTGTATTTTTTTGAGCATCACCAACTTCTGAGCATCATAGATGACTTCATAGCATACGTGGCTGATCAGGGTTATCATGGCTCATCAAGGAACCAAAATGGTGCACCATCCACCAAGATGGCACATCTTGCACGATGATTGTCCATCTCATGCAAGGACAGCGCAACTACTTCTTAAGTGACGCAACATGCTTCCAATGTGGCGCAACTTCTTCCAGGTTGGTGCAAGATCTTCTAGTTTGGCACAACATCTTCACTTTGGTGCAACATCTTCATGAATGGCACAACATGTATATGATTGGCTCAACATGCTGCTCCATTCCACTCCAAATCTTCCAAGTTGCTCCAAATGAGTTCCAAGTGCTCCATTAAACTCAAGTCACATTTAACACCTTTTATTAATGGTACAGCCTCTATTTAGTTTGTGTTTAGTACTAACTTTGACAACATGCTTTGTTTAACCATCACCCCTCAAACCTTTTTCCATTCAAAATCAGGAGTTTGGACCAAGTCCAACCATGCTGGATCTAGCAAAACTCCAATCTCAAATAAACCATACGTGGGTGCCTTAGACCAAGCCACCCAAAGCCATTCCATGCCCTCAAAAACGGGCATGAACATTAAAAAGGGAGCCACATTATCTAGACAATACTCCTACAATGAGTAAATCACTGAAATACATATTCCCTTCTAATAGAAAATTGTTGCATTAGAAGTTACATAATGGTGCTACTAGTTCTTAATTAGCTAGTAGAAAATGTCATTTTCCTTGTCACCTATACcagaaaaataaaatatcatcACAAAGCACGATGTGCTAAACTTCAGGTTCTAATCAACATGAAAGTCAACCCTATCACTTTGTTCCAGTGTGATTTTGTGGTGTAACAACTTCGGGCCCTAATCAACATGACACATactttgattttgaaataaaTTCAGTTCATGAAAAGACAAAATGGTTTGAAACACCTACTCCATCATTAGCACCTCCTATTGATCATACTCTTATGCAAACATCATTTGATTCTAGCAACATATTTTATGTGTCATTCAAACCCTTTCTTCAAAAAAGGATGACTTCACCAATCTGTTTTGATCATACCAAAATAATATTGATGATAAACTAACTAGTCTTGAGAGTAAATTTGATGCCTTTTCAAAGCCCAATGCTAAAATTGACTTTTATTCCGGCCCTTCTGACTCCAAAACTGGCCATTAAGCTTAGCATAATGCAAATCTATGAGTTCATTCATGACTTATCAGTTCCTATTGTATGTATTTCTATCATATCATCTAAtatgagttgtatcataaattaAATATCCATTATCCTTGGGGATGTTTCTAAAAATGCCATTGAACGTTTTCATCTCTTTTTAAAACCTTCAATATGTGTCTAAgctaataattccataatgaGGTGTTGCACCAACTATAAGATCACTTATCTACTTCAACTGCCacaataaaatttcattttctttCCTTAAACACTATCTAATTCACACATGATAAGATATATTGGATAACACTTATGTCCCAACCAAGTATATGTTCTTCTAATCTTCTTCAAATATTAATAGATATAATGATAAAAGTTGTTCAATGTAGTTTATTTATTATGCATGGTATTTTATTTGTTAGAATTGCATATATTGATGTCGATCTGACTACTCGTCTGTGCCCAAATTATTACTATTTAATGCCCCCACCCTTCCTAATAATGACAAAATGGGCAAATAATTAATTCAAATGCTCACGGGGAGTCACAAGTCAAGGGTGAGCCATCATTCTCTAAAaccaaatgaaagaaaaatgtatTGTTAGGGATGAAGGAGATTATTGTAAAACTTGGCACTTGGATTTCTGTTAAAAGATGATGATAACTAGGGATGACAATCGTGTTGTGTTCATTAGTTGACAACAGGTTGGCAAGTTGGATGACATCACATCATGAATAATTTTTGgatttaaactttaaaaaaactAGCTTATTAATGTTAAAGTTATATattctttttaaatatttttgaaaCTTGAAAACTAAATAGTAAAAATCAATCCAACCGAATTAAAGTTTAGTTGGTTCGGATCGTATTTTAATTTAGTATAAACTATTTGGATTTATGTTTTTTGAAAATcaaaattaatttggatttaCTTGTTCGGAGCAGATCAAACCAATCCATTCAAACAAAATGACGTTTGGTCTATGGAGATGATGGTGGTTGTGGTTGGATCTTTAGATCTATTTTGTTCGTCTTTTTCATTGTTTGATATTTTAGCGAAATCTGAAAACAAAATCGTTTTATTCATCCTTGATTTCATCCGTCTTTTTCATCATTgattttggtttttatttatgcgTTCGTAGCATATCTAGAAACCATATTGATTTAAGATGAAAACGTTCGTAGCATATCTAGAAACCATATTGATTTAAGATGAAAACGTATATTTTTAGACGTAAACGATAACATGTTCAACTCTGTTTTCATCAATGTTCAACGGCTAATTCATTGGATAGCATTTGACATCATTTGGTTTGAGCTCTTAGCTTTTCAATCTTACGTAGAAAACCTAGATCTGCATTAAAAATATAGTTTCACATCATTCTTTTTGTTTGAATCATGATTGTCTCTCTTAAAACAAGTTGAATAAAATGTAGTGTTTTGTCAAAATGATGTGCacaataatcttcatttcttggcAGTACTATATTCTTTTTAGCAAGTTATACAAGGGGTTGTTTCTTTTGACTTATCGAGCTTCATGGGCACTTATTGTTTCTTTTTGGCTTAATGTGTTAAGCCAAAAAAAAAACttggcttaatgtattaagacactaACCATCAACAAAGATATTAATCGTGATGAAATGCAACAGATGTTACATGAGCGCTTTTTTCAAAAGTTGAAAAGAGAAAAACATAGAAACTTGCAATAAATGATGCTCTTGAATTTAGTATAAAATGGGAGGAATGTATACTAGTTCAAATATAGTAGCCATTTTAATGGAtgtaacaaattaaaaaaaaaaaaaaaaaaaaaaaaaaaaaaaaaaaaaaaaaatccagctGACCTTTTTAAGTTCTTATGGTGAGCTTATGCATTGCAGCATTCACTCTATCATCAGTTATCATTTTATGGGCATCATAGAAATCAAGTATTTCCATTGCTATGTTCTTCACCTATCAAACAAAAATAACTCAATAAagactttcaaaacattcataaATATCACCAAAACAATTTATGAGTTCAAAGCTTTTACCACATTCATGTCAACTCTTAGATCTTCAAACCAAGCAGTGTTCTCTTTTTCCCTAAGCACACTGGCTACATAAATACAGGCTAATCCAATCAGATGTGGTGGATGCACCAGAATTAAATCTGTCTTATATGTGTCATTCACAAGTCCCCTGATCAAACaatttcataaaacaaaatcaaGATTGATGTAAAGATGCTCAAACTTCAAACCAACATGGTCAAAAAAAGTCAATACCAAGTCAACTGAGTTGCATCACTCATCCCAGCATCTTGAACCAACCTGTTTAAGACAAAACTCAAAACTTtctcaaaatatatttttaataaaaaggaaaaaagaaatggGGTCTTACTGAGATAATGCACGATAAGGATGGAAGACAACAAGATAATAGTTGAGAGCTTCCAAGATTTTCATTTCCATTTCAAGTATTTCTTTTATTTCACATCGATACTTTTCATCTGCATCTACAAAGATACGACATATTGCTCAACACCaccattttccaaagttgaatgtTTATTAAGAgaaagttattaaaaaaaaaattattacagAATTTTTTTATGTAGAATACAAGAAGTCTTGCTTGCACAGTGCTTTCTTCAGATTTTGCTGCCAAATACAAGCAAGATGGAGCAAGTAAACGAGGGTCATATTCAGTCATACTTTTCCTGTAaagattgagaaaaaaaaaagatgaggAGGGTATTAACGTCTTTTGTACAGAGAAAGTGGGACAAATATTGctatataacaaaaaataaataccTTGTATAAACACGTCTCATATATGTT includes these proteins:
- the LOC111903534 gene encoding cyclin-C1-2 isoform X2, with translation MATNFWASTHYKELLDQEEVDVVHNLDRERGITLEDFKLIKLQMTNYIARLAQNVKVRQRVVATAVTYMRRVYTRKSMTEYDPRLLAPSCLYLAAKSEESTVQARLLVFYIKKFYEKYRCEIKEILEMEMKILEALNYYLVVFHPYRALSQLVQDAGMSDATQLTWGLVNDTYKTDLILVHPPHLIGLACIYVASVLREKENTAWFEDLRVDMNVVKNIAMEILDFYDAHKMITDDRVNAAMHKLTIRT
- the LOC111903534 gene encoding cyclin-C1-2 isoform X1, translating into MATNFWASTHYKELLDQEEVDVVHNLDRERGITLEDFKLIKLQMTNYIARLAQNVKVRQRVVATAVTYMRRVYTRKSMTEYDPRLLAPSCLYLAAKSEESTVQARLLVFYIKKFYADEKYRCEIKEILEMEMKILEALNYYLVVFHPYRALSQLVQDAGMSDATQLTWGLVNDTYKTDLILVHPPHLIGLACIYVASVLREKENTAWFEDLRVDMNVVKNIAMEILDFYDAHKMITDDRVNAAMHKLTIRT
- the LOC111903534 gene encoding cyclin-C1-2 isoform X3; translated protein: MTNYIARLAQNVKVRQRVVATAVTYMRRVYTRKSMTEYDPRLLAPSCLYLAAKSEESTVQARLLVFYIKKFYADEKYRCEIKEILEMEMKILEALNYYLVVFHPYRALSQLVQDAGMSDATQLTWGLVNDTYKTDLILVHPPHLIGLACIYVASVLREKENTAWFEDLRVDMNVVKNIAMEILDFYDAHKMITDDRVNAAMHKLTIRT
- the LOC111903534 gene encoding cyclin-C1-2 isoform X4; the encoded protein is MRRVYTRKSMTEYDPRLLAPSCLYLAAKSEESTVQARLLVFYIKKFYADEKYRCEIKEILEMEMKILEALNYYLVVFHPYRALSQLVQDAGMSDATQLTWGLVNDTYKTDLILVHPPHLIGLACIYVASVLREKENTAWFEDLRVDMNVVKNIAMEILDFYDAHKMITDDRVNAAMHKLTIRT